In Plasmodium falciparum 3D7 genome assembly, chromosome: 8, the following proteins share a genomic window:
- a CDS encoding vacuolar protein sorting-associated protein 2, putative gives MGTYFSKDLQECLREEKRNLNRSIRELEREIFKMENEKKQIEKNIRIHAKKNDITLVRTLAKDLVKIKQNVIKYNKIKSHLLSMKIKLQSVKSSEQLNKSLCDINNIIKRVNKYIQVKNINNSIYEFQKQNNEVSIKEDMIDDLFDTLNYDIDMIQEEDEIVSKVLDELGIQLNSKLEQIPTIKQTENEQLDNVNISKIEDRINNLKKM, from the coding sequence ATGGGAACTTATTTTTCCAAAGATCTGCAAGAATGCCTAAGGGAGGAGAAACGAAATTTGAATCGTTCGATCAGAGAATTAGAGAGAGAGATATTTAAAatggaaaatgaaaaaaaacaaatagaaAAGAACATAAGAATACATGCAAAGAAGAATGATATAACCTTAGTACGTACCTTAGCAAAAGAtctagtaaaaataaaacagaacgttataaaatataataaaataaaatctcATTTATTAtcgatgaaaataaaattacaaaGTGTTAAATCTTCAGAACAATTAAATAAAAGTTTATGtgatataaacaatataattaaaagggtaaataaatatattcaagttaaaaatattaataactcCATATATGAATttcaaaaacaaaataatgaagTCTCCATAAAAGAAGATATGATAGACGACTTATTTGATACACTGAATTATGATATAGATATGATTCAAGAAGAAGACGAAATTGTTTCCAAGGTATTAGATGAATTAGGTATACAACTCAATTCAAAATTAGAACAAATCCCTACAATCAAACAAACAGAAAATGAACAACTTGACAatgttaatatatcaaaaattgAGGATAGAATAAacaatttgaaaaaaatgtga
- a CDS encoding EF-hand calcium-binding domain-containing protein, putative: MQRVLNKSYVCFFRGIKTSHIISNDIKRNCCFFDFNKIKNDDKYEAFGINKKYITRYWAEHTNKKIHESKINEWREQFPILADYDDKDLMIWRNSFNNMDKDKDNFISHADLQKSDWSLEKYTLFQNYDMDKNNLIDFGEYIQAIIDIDTQHFKNFFQGFSKIDIELEFEKYAITEKENNKKVIPLSKLMQMITDKEFTCVTETDSLKLFKSMDMNKDGSIDFEDFLQWVGKK; encoded by the exons ATGCAAAGAGTTTTAAATAAATCTTACGTCTGCTTTTTTAGGGGAATTAAAACCTCCCACATTATatcaaatgatataaaaagaaattgcTGTTTTTTTGactttaataaaataaagaatgatgataaatatgAAGCGTTtggtataaataaaaaatatataactcgCTATTGGGCAGAACATACGAATAAAAAAATCCATGAATCAAAAATTAATGAATGGAGAGAACAGTTTCCCATATTAGCtgattatgatgataaagaTTTAATGATATGGAGAAATTCTTTcaataatatggataaagataaagataattttatatcacaTGCAGATTTACAAAAAAGTGATTGGAGTTTAGAAAAGTATACACTTTTCCAAAATTATGAtatggataaaaataatttaatagacTTTGGAGAATATATACAAGCTATTATAGATATAGACACACAACACTTTAAAAATTTCTTTCAGGGATTTAGTAAAATAGACATTGAGTTGGAATTCGAAAAATACGCAA ttactgaaaaggaaaataataaaaaggttaTCCCCCTTTCGAAGTTAATGCAAATGATAACAGACAAAGAGTTCACATGTGTAACAGAAACGGACTCACTAAAACTATTTAAATCTATGGATATGAATAAAGATGGATCGATAGATTTTGAGGATTTCCTCCag tgGGTAGGAAAAAAGTGA
- a CDS encoding small heat shock protein HSP20, putative, giving the protein MSCLCAGSTDQGEMKMAPPDYRIDIKEKPSIPKSKNALVNPNTVLEIEPDNNLKKQITFRPKVDIMYDADKCEAILVLDIPGFKIEDIDVEIGEGMLTVAGPRSQTELFETYGDSLVLHAKEREVGYFKRIFKLPNNILDDTAKATYKNGILEIKMECKQFSDMHKVTINQG; this is encoded by the exons ATGAGTTGTCTTTGTGCTGGTTCTACTGACCAAGGAGAAATGAAAATGGCTCCTCCTGATTATAGAATAGATATA aaaGAGAAACCATCTATTCCTAAGAGCAAAAATGCCTTAGTAAATCCAAACACAGTATTGGAAATTGAGCCTGACAATAACTTGAAGAAACAAATTACATTTAGACCTAAAGTCGATATAATGTATGATGCAGATAAATGTGAAGCTATATTAGTTTTAGATATTCCAGGATTTAAAATAGAAGATATAGATGTAGAAATAGGTGAAGGTATGTTGACTGTGGCTGGACCAAGATCCCAAACAGAATTATTTGAAACATATGGAGATAGTTTAGTTCTACATGCAAAGGAAAGAGAAGTtggatattttaaaagaatatttaaattaccAAATAATATACTAGACGATACTGCAAAGGCGACATATAAAaatg GTATTTtggaaataaaaatggaGTGCAAACAATTTTCTGATATGCACAAGGTTACAATTAATCAAGGTTAA
- a CDS encoding chaperone protein ClpB1, which produces MVNSFFFCFVIIGLIYVWDITYSKKAKIFFNKNDIFSIKNTHWDIYDKKKYFFIGNNHLKNEESFLPEVRKDYKSQIKEYKNSTNGIIYHNNKNRLSYTINDQVNYDNNMTSGINKKRKVKDSSIHMNNSYEKNRNKNKFALFMSDEEYTINSDDYTEKAWEAISSLNKIGEKYDSAYVEAEMLLLALLNDSPDGLAERILKESGIDTQLLVQEIDDYLKKQPKMPSGFGEQKILGRTLQTVLSTSKRLKKEFNDEYISIEHLLLSIISEDSKFTRPWLLKYNVNYEKVKKAVEKIRGKKKVTSKTPEMTYQALEKYSRDLTALARAGKLDPVIGRDNEIRRAIQILSRRTKNNPILLGDPGVGKTAIVEGLAIKIVQGDVPDSLKGRKLVSLDMSSLIAGAKYRGDFEERLKSILKEVQDAEGQVVMFIDEIHTVVGAGAVAEGALDAGNILKPMLARGELRCIGATTVSEYRQFIEKDKALERRFQQILVEQPSVDETISILRGLKERYEVHHGVRILDSALVQAAVLSDRYISYRFLPDKAIDLIDEAASNLKIQLSSKPIQLENIEKQLIQLEMEKISILGDKQKNLFNYSSVANTHNNNNNSSISSNNSSSYGNAEETEATVDYTKSPNFLKKRINEKEIDRLKMIDRIMSELRKEQRKILDSWSTEKSYVDNIRAIKERIDVVKIEIEKAERYFDLNRAAELRFETLPDLEKQLKKAEENYLNDIPEKSRILKDEVTSEDIVNIVSMSTGIRLNKLLKSEKEKILNLENELHKQIIGQDDAVKVVTKAVQRSRVGMNNPKRPIASLMFLGPTGVGKTELSKVLADVLFDTPEAVIHFDMSEYMEKHSISKLIGAAPGYVGYEQGGLLTDAVRKKPYSIILFDEIEKAHPDVYNLLLRVIDEGKLSDTKGNVANFRNTIIIFTSNLGSQSILDLANDPNKKEKIKEQVMKSVRETFRPEFYNRIDDHVIFDSLSKKELKEIANIEIRKVANRLFDKNFKITIDDAVFSYIVDKAYDPSFGARPLKRVIQSEIETEIAVRILDETFVENDTINISLKDQKLHFSKS; this is translated from the coding sequence ATGGTtaatagtttttttttttgttttgtgaTAATTGGTCTTATTTATGTATGGGACATCACGTACAGTAAAAAagctaaaatattttttaataaaaatgatatctTTAGTATAAAAAATACGCACTGGGATATTTATGAtaagaagaaatatttttttattggaaataatcatttaaaaaatgaagaaagtTTTTTACCAGAAGTAAGAAAGGATTATAAATcacaaataaaagaatataagaaTTCAACGAAtggtattatatatcataataataaaaacagaTTAAGTTATACAATAAATGATCAAgtaaattatgataataatatgacaagtggtattaataaaaaaagaaaagttaAAGATAGTAGTATACACATGAATAAttcttatgaaaaaaatagaaacaaaaataaatttgcTTTATTTATGAGTGATGAAGAATATACCATTAATTCAGATGATTATACCGAAAAAGCTTGGGAAGCTATTAGCTCCTTAAATAAAATTGGAGAAAAATATGATTCGGCATATGTAGAAGCtgaaatgttattattagcTCTACTAAATGATTCACCCGATGGTTTAGCTGAaagaatattaaaagaaagtGGTATAGATACCCAATTATTAGTTCAAGAAATTGatgattatttaaaaaaacaacCTAAGATGCCTAGTGGTTTTGGAGAACAGAAAATATTAGGTAGAACTTTACAAACTGTATTAAGTACTAGTAaaagattaaaaaaagaatttaatgatgaatatatttcCATAGAACACCTATTACTAAGTATCATTTCAGAAGATTCTAAATTTACTAGACCCTggttattaaaatataatgtaaattatgaaaaagtaaaaaaagcTGTAGAAAAAATtcgaggaaaaaaaaaagttactTCTAAAACACCAGAAATGACTTATCAAGCTCTAGAAAAATATAGTAGAGATCTAACAGCTTTGGCAAGAGCAGGAAAATTAGATCCTGTTATAGGTAGAGATAATGAAATTAGAAGAGCCATACAAATTTTATCCAGAAGAACTAAAAATAATCCTATCTTATTAGGAGATCCTGGTGTTGGGAAAACAGCTATTGTTGAAGGGTTAGCCATAAAAATCGTACAAGGAGATGTACCTGACTCATTAAAAGGAAGGAAATTAGTATCTTTAGATATGTCTTCTCTTATAGCTGGTGCAAAATATAGAGGTGATTTTGAAGAAAGGCTAAAATCAATTCTGAAAGAAGTACAAGATGCTGAAGGTCAAGTTGTTATGTTTATAGATGAAATCCATACTGTTGTGGGAGCTGGAGCGGTCGCAGAAGGTGCATTAGATGCtggtaatatattaaaacctATGTTAGCTAGAGGTGAATTACGTTGTATTGGTGCTACGACGGTTAGTGAATATAGACAATTTATAGAAAAGGATAAAGCATTAGAAAGAAGATTTCAACAAATTCTTGTTGAACAACCAAGTGTTGATGAAACTATTAGTATATTAAGAGGTCTAAAAGAAAGATATGAAGTTCATCATGGTGTACGTATATTAGATTCTGCATTAGTACAAGCTGCTGTTTTATCAGATCGTTATATTAGTTATAGATTCTTACCAGATAAAGCGATTGATCTTATTGACGAAGCTGCATCTAATCTTAAAATACAACTATCTAGTAAACCTATTCAAttagaaaatatagaaaaacaaCTTATACAATTagaaatggaaaaaatatcCATATTAGGAGATAAACAAAAGAATCTATTTAATTATTCTAGTGTAGCTAACAcacacaataataataataatagtagtattaGTAGCAATAACTCGTCATCATATGGTAACGCTGAAGAAACTGAAGCAACTGTTGATTATACTAAAAGCcccaattttttaaaaaaaagaattaatgaaaaagaaattgaTAGATTAAAAATGATCGATCGAATCATGAGCGAATTAAGAAAAGAACAAAGAAAAATCCTAGATTCTTGGTCCACCGAAAAAAGCTATGTAGATAATATCAGAGCTATTAAAGAAAGAATAGATGTTGTTAAAATAGAAATTGAAAAAGCTGAAAGATATTTTGATTTAAATAGAGCAGCTGAATTGAGATTTGAAACATTACCTGATTTAGaaaaacaattaaaaaaagcaGAAGAAAATTATCTAAATGATATCCCTGAAAAAAGTAGAATATTAAAAGATGAAGTTACAAGTGAAgatattgttaatattgtAAGTATGTCTACCGGTATCagattaaataaattactaAAAtctgaaaaagaaaaaatacttAATCTTGAAAATGAATTACATAAACAAATTATCGGTCAAGATGATGCCGTAAAAGTTGTAACCAAAGCTGTTCAAAGATCTAGGGTTGGAATGAATAACCCTAAAAGACCAATAGCATCTTTAATGTTTTTAGGACCAACAGGAGTAGGAAAAACGGAATTATCTAAGGTATTGGCAGATGTATTATTTGACACACCAGAAGCAGTAATTCATTTTGATATGTCTGAATATATGGAGAAGCATTCAATTAGTAAATTAATAGGTGCCGCACCAGGTTATGTGGGATATGAACAAGGAGGATTATTAACAGATGCAGTACGTAAAAAACCATATTCtatcattttatttgatGAAATAGAAAAAGCACATCCtgatgtatataatttattattaagagTTATAGATGAGGGAAAATTATCTGATACCAAAGGAAATGTAGCTAATTTTAGaaatacaattattatatttacatccAATTTAGGAAGTCAAAGTATACTAGATCTAGCTAATGAtccaaataaaaaagaaaaaatcaaAGAACAGGTAATGAAATCAGTGAGAGAAACATTTAGACCTGAATTTTATAACAGAATTGATGATCATGTTATATTTGATAGCTTatcaaaaaaagaattaaaagaaattgCAAATATTGAAATTAGAAAAGTAGCTAATCGTCtatttgataaaaattttaaaataactaTAGACGATGCTGTCTTTTCATATATAGTAGATAAAGCCTATGATCCTTCTTTTGGTGCTAGACCTCTTAAAAGAGTTATACAATCTGAAATAGAAACGGAAATTGCTGTAAGAATATTAGATGAAACCTTTGTAGAAAATGatactattaatatatctCTCAAGGATCAGAAGTTGCACTTTTCAAAAAGTTAA
- a CDS encoding trafficking protein particle complex subunit 2-like protein, putative: MSIKSICYLGDNNDILFFYSVEENDEITSRFALYCTLNNIQKIIESNEKKSSEKKYDPYLGYVGINLSLFSSYKNYAYVIKIINLKIILTIDDSKNKYTDDILKSIFIKLHKIYADTVCNPFYTDTLETDTFLKKIKKLMETS; this comes from the exons atgtCTATAAAGAGCATATGTTATTTAggagataataatgatatcttatttttttattcggtcgaagaaaatgatgaaataacATCACGATTTGCTCTATATTGTACTCTGaataatattcaaaaaataa ttgaatcaaatgaaaagaaaagcaGCGAAAAAAAGTATGATCCATATCTTGGATATGTAGGTATCAATCTTTCTCTTTTTAgttcttataaaaattatgcatatgtaattaaaattattaaccttaaaattatattaacaatTGATGATAGTAAAAATAAGTATACAGATGATATCCTCAAATCG aTTTTCATAAAACTGCATAAAATTTATGCAGACACAGTTTGTAACCCCTTCTATACAGACACATTAGAAACAGATacgtttttaaaaaaaatta aaaaatTAATGGAAACATCATGA
- a CDS encoding meiotic recombination protein DMC1, putative — protein MATLPASKSASKVALTSEVEDEGIKEHTFQEIEKLQDLGINAADINKLKGSGYCTILSLIQTTKKELCNVKGISEAKVDKILEVASKIENCSSFITANELVQKRSKVLKITTGSTVFDQTLGGGIESMCITELFGENRCGKTQVCHTLAVTAQLPKSLNGGNGKVCYIDTEGTFRPEKVCKIAERYGLDGEAVLDNILYARAFTHEHLYQLLAISAAKMCEEPFALLVVDSIISLFRVDFSGRGELSERQQKLNKTMSILSKLSEQFNIAILITNQVMSDPGATMTFIANPMKPVGGHVIGHASTIRLSLRKGKGDQRVCKVYDAPNLPEVECIFQLSDKGVIDATD, from the exons atGGCTACATTACCTGCAAGTAAATCGGCTAGTAAAGTTGCTTTAACATCAGAAGTAGAGGATGAAGGGATAAAGGAACATACATTTCAAGAAATT GAAAAATTACAAGACTTAGGTATAAACGCTGCAGACATAAATAAATTGAAAGGAAGCGGTTATTGTACAATTCTTTCTTTAATtcaaacaacaaaaaaagagTTATGCAACGTTAAGGGTATATCTGAAGCGAAGGTTGACAAAATATTAGAGGTTGCTTCCAAGATCGAAAATTGTTCGAGCTTTATTACAGCTAATGAGTTGGTACAAAAAAGGAGTAAAGTGTTGAAGATAACAACAGGAAGTACAGTATTTGATCAAACACTAGGAGGTGGAATAGAAAGTATGTGTATCACAGAACTGTTTGGAGAAAATCGATGTGGAAAAACACAAGTATGTCATACGTTAGCTGTCACAGCTCAGTTACCAAAAAGTCTTAATGGGGGAAACGGAAAG gtTTGTTATATTGATACTGAAGGAACGTTCAGACCTGAAAAAGTTTGTAAAATTGCTGAGAGATATGGATTAGATGGGGAAGCAGTATtggataatattttatatgctaGAGCTTTTACACATGAGCATTTGTATCAACTACTAGCCATATCGGCAGCGAAA ATGTGTGAAGAGCCCTTTGCCCTTCTCGTAGTTGATTCGATTATTTCACTCTTTCGTGTTGATTTCAGTGGAAGAG gGGAATTGTCTGAGAGGCAACAGAAATTAAACAAAACAATGTCTATTTTATCAAAACTAAGTGAACAATTCAACATAGCTATATTAATAACAAATCAAGTTATGTCCGACCCAGGTGCAACGATGACCTTCATAGCTAACCCAATGAAACCAg TTGGTGGGCATGTTATTGGTCATGCTTCGACCATAAGATTATCATTAAGAAAAGGGAAAGGAGACCAAAGAGTTTGCAAAGTTTATGATGCACCAAATCTTCCTGAAGTGGAATGTATCTTTCAATT ATCGGATAAAGGTGTCATTGATGCAACAGATTAA
- a CDS encoding adenylate kinase 2, translating into MGSCYSRKNKVSTISLDEEEKKKEKKKKKKIYILNGASGSGKDTQCRLLEKKYNYKIICISKLLKEYKEEYNKENVLNEEENYFDEIEKCMIDGSLVNDQIVIEIFHKQLNKYINDDKYNGIIINGFPRNYEQALLIIQNNISITKFINIQVGKDTLWTRINNRIIDPITNISYNENIIQIIKKKREGQELSDKEQKQLIIDNHLYNNLSNDILERLTKRKDDEEQVFNKRFQLYIESEQKINSLFKNICKNVDGEKSINDIFDQICSIIDDNPN; encoded by the coding sequence ATGGGATCATGTTAtagtagaaaaaataaagtatcAACAATATCATTAGATgaagaggaaaaaaaaaaagaaaaaaagaagaaaaaaaaaatatatattttaaatggaGCATCTGGGTCAGGAAAAGATACACAATGTAgattattagaaaaaaaatacaattataaaataatttgtataagtaaattattaaaagaatataaagaagaatataataaagaaaatgtattaaatgaagaagaaaattattttgatgAAATAGAAAAATGTATGATAGATGGATCTTTAGTTAATGATCAAATTGTTATAGAGATATTTCATAAACAAttgaacaaatatataaatgatgataaatataatggtattataataaatggtTTTCCTAGAAATTATGAACAAgctttattaattatacaaaACAATATAAGTATAAcgaaatttataaatatacaagtAGGAAAAGATACTCTATGGACaagaataaataatagaATTATCGATCCAATTACAAATATAagttataatgaaaatataatacaaataattaaaaaaaaaagagaaggACAAGAACTATCAGACAAAGAACAAAAACAATTGATCATAGacaatcatttatataataatttaagtaATGATATTTTAGAAAGAttaacaaaaagaaaagatgACGAAGAACAGGTTTTCAATAAAAGGtttcaattatatatagaaagcgaacaaaaaattaattctctatttaaaaatatttgtaaaaatgTTGATGGAGAAAAATcgataaatgatatatttgaTCAAATATGCTCCATTATAGATGATAACcccaattaa
- a CDS encoding NEDD8-activating enzyme E1 catalytic subunit, putative, whose amino-acid sequence MDKLICTKSFERLNILVVGCGGLGNEVIKNLIFLHIKNICIVDYDIVEVSNLQRQLFFSHDDIGKYKVDVISYKIKETYMHENICIKSYKNHIEEFDTSFFEDFDYIIGCLDNIKGRIYLNNIIYNLRKDIIYIDGGIEGFKGNVKIINRKKNYACIQCSIENYTNSTYPMCSIINNPKTPEECILYVLNVSFKKEKHEELNINNIQHIQWVYEEAKKRAQYFHIENVTYNLTEQVITNTIPTTISTLMIISSLIINILYKLVLYKNENFPYSDILYVGDNGIYTYYYHIYKDPQCVICNKKKINFTLHKNYTLNDLIELIKRTYLCEKINISSDTCILYISSKCVSKIYNHKLQLTLSQLIDMGQIKENGYLNIQTDKSNYILFFNLV is encoded by the coding sequence atggaCAAGTTAATATGCACTAAATCTTTTGAAAGATTAAATATACTGGTGGTAGGATGTGGAGGTTTAGGTAACGAAGTAATAaagaatttaatttttttacatataaaaaatatatgtattgtaGATTATGATATTGTTGAAGTAAGTAATTTACAAAGACAATTATTTTTTAGCCATGATGATATAGGTAAATATAAAGTGGATGTCATAAGttataaaataaaggaaaCATATATGCATGAGAACATTTGTATaaaaagttataaaaatcatatagAAGAATTTGATACTTCATTTTTTGAAGATTTTGATTATATTATTGGTTGCttagataatataaagggtcgcatatatttaaacaatataatatataatttaaggaaggatattatatatattgatggAGGTATAGAAGGTTTTAAAGgaaatgtaaaaattattaatagaaaaaaaaattatgctTGTATACAATGTAGTATAGAGAATTATACAAATAGTACATATCCTATGTGTTCCATAATAAATAATCCTAAAACACCTGAAGaatgtattttatatgtattgaatgtttcttttaaaaaagagaaacatgaagaattaaatataaataatatacaacatATACAATGGGTATATGAAGAAGCCAAAAAAAGAGctcaatattttcatatagaAAATGTAACATACAATTTAACAGAACAAGTTATAACAAATACAATTCCTACTACTATAAGTACATTAATGATAATTTCttcattaataataaatattttgtataaacTGGTTCTATATAAAAACGAAAATTTCCCATATAgtgatattttatatgtaggGGATAAtggtatatatacatattactATCACATTTATAAAGATCCACAATGTGttatttgtaataaaaaaaaaattaatttcacattacataaaaattatacattaaATGATTTAATTGAACTTATAAAGAGAACATATCTAtgtgaaaaaattaatatttcatcAGATacttgtatattatatatatcatcaaaATGTGtgagtaaaatatataatcacAAATTACAGTTGACTCTTTCTCAATTAATAGATATGGgacaaataaaagaaaatggaTACTTAAATATTCAAACGGATAAAAGCAATTATAtactattttttaatttggtATGA